ATCCATGTAATTGCTATAGTTAATTCCGTTTCCGGAAGCAGTGCAGGCATCAAACATGGGGAAGCTGGGGCAGGTAGAAAAATTTTCGCTGGCTTGATTGGGTGTATCACCAACAAAGTCAGACCCAACGCAAGTACCACCATCATCGGCCCAAATGTGGCGTAGATTGAGCCAGTGACCTACTTCGTGTACGGTTGTTCTGCCTCGGTTTCCTTGGGCAGTTCCAATGGTTCCGAAATTAGCTGCAGCAATCACAACACCATCGGTAGCTGCTGCCCCCCCCGGAAATTGTGCAAATCCGGCAATAATGGTACCTGCGGGAGGCAATGAACCATCTGCACGACGGATGGATTTTACAATCCAAATGTTAAGGTATTTATTGCTGGGCCAGTAGCTGAGTGATTTCACATTGTCACGGGCATATACGGTTTGAGTGGAGTACACACGGTCAATCCCATCAGTACAATTTCCATTGTCGTCGAGTTTGGCCATTCGGAATTCGATTTCGCTGTCGGCGGCAATACTTTTGAAGGGTCCGGGTGTTTGCGCTGTATCGGCGGCCATTCTGCGGAAGTCGCGGTTTAAAGCATCAATTTGACTTAGTATTTGTGCTTTTGAAATATTCTCTGTCCCTCCCGCATGAATTACATGCACGCACACCGGAATAATTCTAACCACCGATTGCTTTTTATTGGCAGTGTTTGCTGTTTTTTGAGCAATGTATTGACTTGAATATTGCTCAGTGAAACTTTCCAAATTTCGTTGTTCGCTAGCAAAATGCGGATCATTTTTCATGGCGGCTTCATAGGTTTCGTGCGTACCGCACCAGCCTTGATGGGTTTGCGCAAAAAGATTTCCCCAAAGCAGGAAGAAACTAAGAATGGATAAAAACAGTTTTGATTTCATTGTTTAGTACGATTATCTATGTTTAAGTTGACGCGTTAATGAATTAAAAATTTTAATACTTGTTTGTTTTTACAGCATTTTGGTCTTAGTCAATTACAAATTTTTGAACCCGCTGTTTGTCATTTATAGTTGCATTAATGAAATAAATTCCGGCAGCAAGCGCGCCATTCTTATTGATTTCGATTTGAAGATTGGGCATTTGCAATTCACCTACAAATAGTTGTTCTATTTTTTTTCCAACAATATCGGTCATGAAAATTTCGGCATAGCCTTTTGTTTTAGTGCTGATGGAAAGCAGCGCAACCCCTTTTGTAGGATTGGGATAAATATGAAAACTCGCATTTTCAAGGGATTGCTCATCTACACCTAAAAGCAGGTTTGAAATATTTATATCATCGAGGTAGAAATTGTTTCCGCCGCCGTTAATAAACTGAAATTTGATTCTTACATTTTGAGCAGCAGTAACATTGTTAATGCTAACCGTTTGTTTTTTCCACTCGGATGCAGTTGGAATAAAATAGGAAGTTCTCACACCAGTTACGGAAGATAAGGATGAAGCTGTTAGCGACAAACGAGGTGCCCAAGATCGTCCGCAATCGGTTGATACCAATATTTTTAACACATCGTTATCGCTTACCGTTTTTTTTGCAAATGCACATTGAAATGAAAAGGTGATGTTGCCGGGGCTTGTTTGTGCAAATACTGCTTGAGCATTTAGGGTAGGGCTAAGTAACTCATCCATATCGGAACTATTGGCACTAAAATTTTCGACAAAAGCGCAAGAGTTTCCTGAGAAGCTGCTTGAAGTATTTTGAGTCCAAGTAATATTTCCACCATCAGGGCTTGTAACTTCCCAATCGTTGTTGGGTAGGGATGCCGTTTCAAAACCTTCGGAATAAAAGCCTGAATTGTAAACTGCTTGGTTGCTCAAAACATGAATTACAGCATTTTGATTTGTATTGACAGTGGTTACTCCATTGCTCACCGATAAACCTACGCCGAAATTACCTGCAGAAGCATAACTTACTGTAACAACTGAATCGCCGGGCAAGGATGGGGGTACTAAGGTTCCGCCATTAAAGGACCATGTTCTGGAGGTGATAGGACCATTGATAGAGATATCACTAAAAACAACTTGTCCGTTTTCACAAATGGTATTGCTCGCTACATTGGTCGAAAAATCGGCCTTACAGAGGTTTTGTGCTTGGCTTACGCCGGTGAGGGCTAAATTCGTGGAGGTCCACAAATTGTTTCTTCCGCTGATGGGTGAGGATAGCGCTGCATTCATTCGTGCTCCCTGTCCAATTGTGAACATGTTTTGGCATTGTTGAAGCGCATAATCCATGTAATTGCAAAACATTACGCCATTTCCTGTAGGCGTACATGCATCTAATAATGGAAAGCTTGGACAAGTTTGGTCATGGTTATCGGCTTGGTTGGGTGTATCGGCAACAAAATCAGAACCTCCACAGGCGCCATTATCATCGCCCCAAATGTGTCTTAAGTTGAGCCAATGTCCGACTTCATGAGCAGATGTTTCGCCTACAACGGCAGTTCCGATTGTTCCAAAATAACTCGACATTACTACAATTCCATCGGTTGCAGCAGCACCAGATCCGGGAAACTGGGCGTATCCAACTCTTTGAATCAGTGTTGATTTTACCACCCATATATTGAGGTACATATTGCTTGGCCAATAGCTTAATGCTTTTACATTATCATCGGCATTATTGGTGAGCGGAGTGTAAACACGAACAATTCCATCGGTGCAGTTTCCATTGGGATCAAGTTGAGCCAATCGGAATTCTATTTCACTATCGCCGGCAATACTTTTAAAGGGGCCAGGAGTGTTGACCGTATCTGCATTGGTTCTTCTAAAAAACTTATTGAGGGCATCAATCTGACTTAAAATTTGTGCTTTTGAAATATTTTCGGGACCCCCGGTATGAAATACATGCACCACGACAGGAATAATTCGGATAATCGCTTTTTTTTGAGTGACACCGGAACTATTCCTTTCACTTAAATACTGGGCAGTATACTGTTGGGTAAAGGTTTCAAGGACTTGCTGATTGTTAGCGTAAGTGGGATTTTTAAGTGCTTCTATAAAAATTTCATGCGCACCACAGGGGCCAATTGTTTGCTGCGAAAACAGATTAGTTGTGGAGGCAACTAAAATAAAAAAAGGCACTATCAGTTTCGTTTTCAAATTGACTAATTAAAGGGGCGGTTAAAATTTAAGCTAAGATAATTAAAATACGAGTTATTCGGCTTCAAATTATGCCAATGCGCTATTTAAATCGGCAATTAAATCCTCAATATCTTCTACCCCTACACTTAATCGCAATAAAGAATCGGTAACACCGGCTTTTTCTCTTTCGGCTTTTGGAATAGAGGCATGCGTCATACTTGCCGGGTGATTGATTAAAGATTCCACCCCGCCAAGTGATTCTGCGAGTGAAAACACGTGAAGTGATGAAGCAACTTTAAATGTGTTCTCGATAGAATTATCCTTTAATGAAAAGGAGATCATTCCACCAAAATCGCGCATTTGTTTTTTTGCTATTTCGTGGTTGGGATGCTCGGGAAATCCCGGCCAGTAAACCTTATCCACTTTTGGATGGGCCTTAAGAAAATGGGCAATTGCCTTTCCGTTTTCGCAGTGGCGTTGCATGCGCAGGTGCAAGGTTTTGATTCCGCGCATTACTAAAAAGCTATCCATCGGGCCGGGAACGGCACCGCAGGAGTTATGAATAAAAGCCAATTGTTCGTGAATTTTATCGTTGTTGGTGCAGAGGCAACCCATAATTACATCGGAGTGTCCGCCGAGGTATTTGGTTACGCTGTGCATTACTATGTCGGCACCTAAATCCAAAGGGTTTTGCAGGTAGGGAGAGGCAAAGGTATTATCGACAGCCAGTGTAATTTTATTTTCCTTAGCAATCTTTGCACAAGCTACAATGTCGATAATCTGCATCATAGGATTGGTAGGTGTTTCGACCCAAAGCAGTTTGGTATTTGCTGTAATATATTTGCTGATATTAGAGGCATCCGTCATGGAAATAAAATGAAATTTAATTCCAAAATTGGCGAATACTTTAGTGAACATGCGGTAGGAGCCTCCATAAATATCATCGCCGGTAATCACTTCATCGCCGGGTTTAAGCATTTTAATGACTGCATCTACAGCACCCATTCCGCTTGAAAAGCAGAGGGTATGTTTTGCATTTTCGAGTGCTGCAATATTTTTTTCGAGGGCGGTGCGTGTTGGATTTTTGCCGCGTGCATAGGCGTATCCCTTGTGGTTTCCTGGAGAGGCTTGCACGTAAGTGGAGGTTTGATAAATGGGAGTCATAATGGCTCCGTTGCTTGCATCCGGTTCTTGACCGGCGTGTATGGCTTTTGTGGCGAATTTCATGTAGATGTACTAAAATACTGTTTAAGGCGTTGTTTGTAAAAGGGCTACGAATTTAAAAAAATATATTTCTTTGGCTCTAAATATTAATTTTACAGCAATTTAAATCAATTTAAGGAAATGAATATTCCAACAAAAATTTACGGATTGTTAGTCGTTGTGTTGCTCAGTGTTTTTGCATGTAAAAAATCCGAAAAGGAGGTAGTTGCCGTGATTGATGAACCGGCCGCAACTAGTGGAGCGAAACTTATTTTTAAATTTAAATTTGATTCGCTGCAGCCACGCTTGAATAATTTGGGACAAAATGCTCCTATGTTACCCGGACATGCGGCACAAACGCCCCATTTTCGAAAAATAAGCGCGCATTATATAGAGCTTGCCCCAACCGGAACAACTGCATTGGGTGCAGGAAAAGTATTGTACCGAGCACCGGAGGTAACAACGGGAGGAGCTAATGCCATTGACTTTAACCAATCGCTTAAAGTTGCAGAAGGGGAAACTTTTTTTAGTGTTCCAATCAGTTCAGTGCTAGCCGGAAATTATCAGTGGTTGCGGGTTTCTTTATCGTATCAGAATTACGACATCCGCTACAAGTATAACAATGCCGGGGGTAGTGGCACGGCAAACGGTACCATTGCTTCGTTTTTAGGATTTAGAACCTATGTACAAAGCTACACTATAAATACTTTATCGATAACTGAAAACGCCAATAAAGACCAAGGTTATTGGGGATTTGAGACTTTTGGTCTTACTTTTAAAGGACAAGCGCCTCCGGGAGCAACAACGGTGCCTAATCCGTTATTTGCCAGCTCCCCAATTCCTCCGGGAAGTTGTGTGGTAACAGGTGCTTTTGCGAGCCCACTGGTGTTAAGCGGAAATGAAAGCAGCGATATAACCATAACGCTTTCGCTCAGCATAAATAAGAGTTTTGAGTGGGACGATCATTTTTCGCCCGATGGCTGGTATCAGCCGGATGCCGGCGATAAGGTGCTAGATATGGGGATTAGGGGATTGAAGCCTGTTGTGAATTAAATGTACCACATAAAGGCTATTACAATTTGATTCCAATACAAATTAAAATCTATTTCAACAACTCGTCCTTCTTAAAAACCCTATTCACCCAGCGGGGCAGTACTATTGCGCCAACAAACAAATAGGGATAATAGCTGATTAAGCGCCACAGCAAGGCAAGTGAGGACGTGAGTGCTTTGTTGTCGATAAACTCACCTAAAAAGTTGGAGAACATTATTTCGGCAACGCCTGAACCGCCCGGGGTGGGGCTTCCAATCATTAAAATTCCCATTACTACTTGGCGTGCATAGAGCAAAAAGTGGTTAAATGGAATGCTACTAAAGGCCATAATGATGCAGTTGATGATAATAAAGCGTGCTGACCAGCTGAGGCAGGTAGCTGCAAATGATTTTAGCCAATAGTTGAGGTTTTTTCCTTGCAACTGTTTGGACGCTATCACCATTTCTTCACCGGTTTCGACAGCGCCTTGTTTCCATTTATGCAGGAGTTTAAAGGAAAATAATTTGGTTAAAAATTGTTTTACGGCATGCGCATTTACAAAAAGTGCGTAAGCAATAATGAGTTTATAAAGGAGTATGGCAAAGTAAATAAACCAAAAAGTAAAATAGAGTTCTTTGCCATGTGCCAATTGTTGGGCAGCTGCGGAATTAAGGTTGGAGAATAAACCTTCGCGCCCTGCAATAAAATAAACCAACGGGGCTATGAGTGCGAAAAATAATCCATCTAAAAAGGAAGTGAACATTACTACCGAAATGCTTTTCCCAAACGATATTTTTTCTTTGTTGATGATGAGGATGGCAAATGCAAAACCTCCGCCCAGTATAGCAGGAGCAATAGCCGAAGCAAATTCCCACAGCATAATTACTTCAAAACATTTGCGCCAATTGAGTTCCTTATCGGTGAGTACCCGAATACGCCACATGTAGGCAAAATCGCGAATAACTACCATAAGTAAGGCCAGCAGCAACCAAAAGGTAGTGTACCAGGTCCAGGAAATGTGATCGAAAGCATTGCGATCGAAATTACGGAAGAGCATGTAACTAGCAGCGCCCAAACCTATAGCAATAGGAATAAGCAGCCTGCCGGGCCTTACCATCTTGAGTAAATCGGAAGCTTTATTCGACATAAATGAATGGTGCTGGGTTTACTTTAAAAAGCATCCGAATTTTAAATATAATGTTCCGCAAAGAAAACAAAATGTACGATACTTGTGTTTATTTTTTTAGTACAAAGTATCGAGTACAAAGTACAAAGATTATGGTATTTATGCCGTTTAAGATTTATTTATTGATGTAATTGATTTTGTTTAAAAACTATTTTATGAAAAAAATTTATCATTTGGGGAATTGTGGCACTTGCCAGCGGATTTTGGGAGAAGTGAAACCGGGCAAAGATGTGAAGTTGCAGGACATTAAAACGGAAGCGATGACTGCAGCACAGGTGGATGAAATGGCCAAGCTGGCCGGTTCTTATGAAGCGCTTTTTAGCCGTGTAGCTTTAAAATATAGAGCCCTTGGGTTGAACACTAAGAAGCTCACCGAAAAAGATTATCGCAACTACATTATTGAAGAGTATACTTTTTTAAAGCGGCCGGTGGCGATTTTAGGGAAGCAGATTTTTATTGGAAATACCAAGGCCAATGTGGAGGCTTTGAAGAAGGCATTGAAGTAGTAGAATGTGTGGTTTTAAACACATAGTAGAATGTTTGGTTTTAAACACATAGGCATATAGGAACATAGGTTTCACATAGGAGAGGGCAGAAATGAATTTAATTATTCAGAACTTTTTTGTGAGTTCGAGTGCTTTTGTTTTATCCAATGCCAGTTGGGCTTTTAGGGCTTCGAGGTGTTCGAATTTTTGTTCGCTTCGGATGCGTTCGATGAACTGAACGGAAAGTGTTTGATCGTAGATATCGGCATTGAAATCGAAAATATTTACTTCGAGGGTAATGGCTCCTCCCCCTACGGTTGGGCGATGCCCGATGTTCATCATACCGCTGTAATTTTTCCCGAGCACCGTAACTTTTACAGCATATACTCCTATTGCAGGAATTAATTTGCGTGCTTCACTTACTTCGATGTTTGCTGTTGGATAATCGATGGTTCGGCCGCGTTGATTTCCTTTTACCACCTTCCCGCTAAGGGAATAAGGATAGCCCAAATACTCGTTGGCTACTTTGATATTGCCCGAATTTAATGCTTGCCGAATTTTGGAAGAGCTTACTGCCACATGGTCGATATCTTGAACCGGAATTTCTTCTACATCAAAACCATACAAAGGACCAAACTCTTTTAAATGTTCGAAACTCCCTTCGCGGTTACGCCCAAAGTGATGATCGTGTCCAATGGCTAATTTTTTTGCGCCAATTTGTTTCACTAAAATATTGCGCACAAAATCCAGGGAACTGATGCGTGAAAACTCTTTATTGAAGGGAATAATCACCAAATGCTGAATACCCATTTTTTGGAGCAAGTCAATTTTTTCTGACTGTGTATTTAGCAAGCGCAAATCGTTATCGTCGGGAAATAGCACCAGTCGGGGGTGCGGATGAAAAGTAAGAATGACTGTCTCGCCTTTACAAGCAGCAGCAATATCTTGCAGGCGCGAAATAATTTTTTTGTGCCCTACATGCACTCCGTCAAACGTTCCGGTAGTAACAACGGCATTGGGTAAGGTGCTGAAATCTTCTAATCGTTCGTAGACTTTCACGTATGGCTTAACTGCATGGTACAAATTAAAAGAGAAAAATTCAATATTCGATGTGTCGTTAAAATAAACAGTTGAAAAAAGCTTACTTTCGTGGTAACATTAATTTAACATAACCCAAACATCCATGAACAAACAGTACTTTTTATTGCCCATTTTTATATTTAGTTTAGTTTTTAATTTTTCCTCCAAAGCGCAAATTGTAATCAACGAATTTTCGGCATCCAATTTATCTCAATATGTTGATGACCACAGTGATTATAACGACTGGATTGAATTGTATAATACATCTGCCGCCAGTTTTAATTTATCGGGCTTTTACTTAAGTGACGATAGTGCGAATGTAAACAAGTGGCAATTTCCTGCAGGAACAAGTATTGCAGGCCTAGGATATTTGCGTGTATGGGCATCCGGAAGAAATGTTTCTGTTGGGCTGAATTACCATACTAATTTTTCTTTAAAGCAAACTAAAAATAATCATGAAATAATAATCTTATCGTATCCAAACGGTGGTAAATTGGATTATGTGGACATTCATAAAAAAACACAATTGGGGCATTCGTATGGACGAAAACCGGATGGTGGCTTAACTTGGGGCGTTTTTTCTGCCCCTACTCCCGGTGCTTCCAATGTGAGTGTACAATATCCTGGATACGTTGCCAAACCTAATTTTAGTGTTCCGGCAGGATTTTATTCAGGTTCAGTATCGGTGGATATTACCTGCGCAGATAGTACTGCAACAATTCGTTACACGTTAGATGGATCTATACCAACAACTGTTTCACCTGTATACACTGCGCCTATAATTGTGGCCAATACCAAAGTTATTAAAGCAATAGCGTTTAATACTGCTTCGGGGAAACTTCCCAGTTTTGTGACCTATGAAAGCTTTTTTATTAACGTATCACACACTTTACCGGTGGTATCGATATCCGCATCGGGCTTAACCAATTTGGCCAATAATATAAATTCGAGCTTACGCCCCTTTGGTAGTTTTGAGTATTTTGATGAGGCGCAACAATTAAAAGCCAAAAGCTATGGTGAGTTTAACCGTCATGGGCAAGATTCTTGGGCCAATAGTCAGCGCAGTTTAGATTTTGTATCGCGCGATGAAATGGGTTATAACCATTCTGTAGAAGAGGCAGTATTTAATACCACCACACGGGATAAATACCAACGTTTGATTTTGCGTGCTGCCGGTGATGATAATTACCCAGCTGACCACAATCCAAGCAATGCCGGAAGTGCCCATGTGCGGGATGCATTTATTCATAATGTAGCCATGCAAGACGGATTGGATTTGGATGCACGAAGGGGCTCTAAATGCATAGCCTACCTAAATGGACAGTACTGGGGCGTGTATGATTTGCGCGACAATCCGGATGATCATGACAATACTGAATTTTATTACGGGCAAAACAAATACAATTTGTACTACATCGAAACTTGGGGACAAACTTGGGCACAGTATGGCGGACAGCCAGCCTTAACTGATTGGAGTAATTTACGCACTTACATTCTTACACACAATATGGCTATACAATCGAATTACGATTATGTAGCAGAACGCTTGGATGTAAAGAGTTTGGTGGATTATGTTGCTGTGAATATGTTTACCGTTTGTTCCGATTGGCTGAATTGGAATACGGCCTGGTGGAGAGGCTTGGATTCGACCGGCACACACTTAAAGTGGGGATATACCTTATGGGATAACGATGCTACCTACGGCCATTACATCAATTACACCAATATTCCGGATACCTCCTCACAAGCCAATCCTTGTGATCCTGAAACGTTAAATGGTTCATCGGATCCACAAGATCATATTGGGGTGTTGATGGCATTACGCCAGAATCCCGCTTTCAACCAATTTTATTTAACGCGCATGCTGGATTTGTGGAATACTACTTTTAGCTGCGAAAATTTATTGGCGAAGTTGGATAGTACTGTGAATTTAATTGATCCGGAAATGGCACAACACAGCATACGTTGGCAAGGTACCTATACTGAATGGAAAAGTAATGTGGCGCAATTGCGCACCTTTATCAGCAATCGCTGCGGCGATTTGACGGGAGGCTTTATGAATTGCTATAATTTAACCGGACCACATACGGTTACGGTTGATGCACAACCCGCCGGTTCGGGTACTGTAAAATACAATTCGTTAGAGCTTACTAATTTACCGTGGACAGGGACTTATTTTGGGAACATCAGCAGCAATTTGGTGGCTTTGCCTGATACCGGATACGGTTTTGTAAACTGGACAAGCAATTCGCAAGTTATTGCACCAAATACGTTGGCAGATACCGCCAGTTTAGTATTGAATAGTTCAGATACGATTGTAGCGCATTTTATTAATCCATCGGGTATAGCATCTGCGGCAAGCAATCAGTTGGGATTAAGTATTTACCCATCGGTGGTAAATAGCGTGACAACGGTTAAATTTGCCCTTGCAGAAGCAGCAGCGGTAAGTATTAAATTAATTTCTACGGAAGGAAAAGTACTTGGAAACATTTTGAATTCGGATGGTAAAAAGGCAGCGGGAGGGTATTCGATACAGTTGGATATGAAAGCCACCCAACTTGGTGCCGGGATTTATTTTGTAACGATTGAGGCGGGTAAGTATAGAAAAACAGTGAAATTGGTGTATGCGCCGTAAATGATAACTAATTTTTATAGCAAAGCCCTGAGGTCGAAAGATCATCAGGGTTTTGTGTTTTTTATAATTCGAGCAAGTGTAAAGAGCGGCAAGATGCCTTTTAATAGCTGACACTCGCTGGAAGCGAGCGAGGGTACAGTAGAAACCAACAACCCCCAACAAAAAACCCTCGCAAATCATTGATTTACAAGGGTTAGTGGTGGAGTCTACCGACCGAATGTCGAACCATAAGGATATAGAAACCTTGCTAAAATTTCATTCCTGAGTATCTTAATGAGCCAATATCTCTCATTTTCACTCATATTCTTCTTAAAAATGCTGTAACTGATCAAGAGAAAAAATACTTTGATTACGATAATGAGGTCAGAGACATATTTAGTAAGCGATTTACAGAAATAAGAAATTTAATAGCTCACCATCATTCAGCCATTCTTACGACTATATAAGCCAAAGGCACGTATTGTGCTGTTAAATTGTTTGAATAGCATTATACAATAAGACTTTCTGAAAATGAAAATTATCTTCAAGGAAGATAATTTAAAATAGTCAATGATTCCATTTCAGGAACATATTATTTAAGCTTACCTCTAAGGCTAGTCAAGTTTAAAATTTCTTCGGATACCTCTAAATTAAATCGAACTCAAACACGTGCGTTCAAAAGAGCTCACGGCTTGGGATTTAAAAATCGAAACGGTAATGTTCCTGTTTTTGACAGTTCTGGAATATTGTTATTCAGACATATTGAAGAACTTGCGAAGGATATCTCTCCTATTCCTGAGTATCACAACCACCTTACTAAGCAAATAAATGTTCCTGTCAAATATGGGCAAGGGCTTTACTTTGTAAAGTTTTTTAAATATGATGTTTTAGTCCCTCTTTATCAGGTTGAATATGTTTATGATATCTTATATTAGTAACACTCCTTGCAATTGTTTGCGAGTTGCAATTTGATGTTTATAATAAATTGATTTACTGCTAACTCCTTAGTAAATTTGTTATTACCTAATTACATAAGATGCACTCAATAAATGAAATAAAAACAAAGCATATCAATAATCTTTCTGCTGAAGAACTTTCTGCCTTACTTCATATTCTTTTGAAAGTGGAGGCGGAAAAAAATGCATTGATGAATTGGCAGATATTGGTTCCTCAAAAAATTACCGTTGCAGATGGTGGAGCAGATGGAAAAATTAGCTGGAGCATTGGTCAACCCTCAAAAACTGATTGGTTGAAAAATAACCTTACTATCTTTCAATGCAAAGCAACGGACTTGAAAATAAGCAACTGCTTTGAAGAAATTCTTGAACGTAAAGTCAAGGGGCAACCACGTAAGCTTAAATCACAAGTAGAAGATATTGTTGTAAAAAATGGGTGTTATACTCTGTTTACAAGCAAAGAATTAAATACCAAGCAACAAAATGCGCGAATCTCAAAGTTTCGTAATGCGATTCAAACTGCCAATCATGCTAATTACGCAACAATTGAGATTTATATTTATGAGGCTAACCAAATTAAAGATTGGGTGAACAAAAATGTAGCGGCAGTGACTTTTGTTCAAGGTTGCAACGACATTAGCCGCCCTCAAGGATTTAGATTATGGAATGAGTGGAAAGCTGACATGAGAGGTTCTGAAATTCCTTTTCAAACAAATGAAACCTTGCTGAGCTATATAAAGCAAATCAGGTCCGAGTTGAAAAAGAAAAAAATTATGAGAGTTATAGGTCATTCTGGCTTGGGGAAAACAAGAATGGTTTTAGAATCTTTTACGGAGGATGAGAAAGAACCCGAAATTAAAGCACAGCAGTTGCAACTCGTTTATTACGATATGAATCTCGGAAGCTTGAAAAACATTTCAGATTATATTTTATCACACAGAGCACATCAATCTGGAATTCTAGTTATAGATAATTGTGATGAAAAGTGCCATACTGAAATTTCAAGCTTGATAAATCTATCCAACGAATTCAAACTTATTACAATCGATTTTTCGTCAAAAACAGATGAAAGATCAGCAATTAAAATTGATAGGAAATCTCAAAAAGACATTGTTCAAAAAATAATTGATCAAAAACTTGGTGATATACTTACTCAAACAGATCGAGAATTTATCTCAAATCAGTCTGAAGGATATCCTCAAATGGCTATTTTATTTTCTGAATCAGTAAAGGAAAGGGGGTTGAATAATCTAAGCAGTCAGTTGCCAAATGATTTCTTGAAAAAATTAATTTTCGGTAGAAATAATGAAAGCGAATTTGAATACGAAGTTATTAAAGCATGTTCTGTAGTTTCAAATTTTGGCTTTTTGGACGACAATATCATTAGTGTTTTACGAGAAGAGGAAAAAGATTTCATTAAAAAACAAACTGAATATGTAAGGAATAGAATATTCGGTTCATTTGAAGGAAAAGAAGTAACTTATAAGAACTTTTATCGCATTTGTCAAAAGTA
The sequence above is a segment of the Bacteroidota bacterium genome. Coding sequences within it:
- a CDS encoding cystathionine gamma-synthase, which encodes MKFATKAIHAGQEPDASNGAIMTPIYQTSTYVQASPGNHKGYAYARGKNPTRTALEKNIAALENAKHTLCFSSGMGAVDAVIKMLKPGDEVITGDDIYGGSYRMFTKVFANFGIKFHFISMTDASNISKYITANTKLLWVETPTNPMMQIIDIVACAKIAKENKITLAVDNTFASPYLQNPLDLGADIVMHSVTKYLGGHSDVIMGCLCTNNDKIHEQLAFIHNSCGAVPGPMDSFLVMRGIKTLHLRMQRHCENGKAIAHFLKAHPKVDKVYWPGFPEHPNHEIAKKQMRDFGGMISFSLKDNSIENTFKVASSLHVFSLAESLGGVESLINHPASMTHASIPKAEREKAGVTDSLLRLSVGVEDIEDLIADLNSALA
- a CDS encoding bifunctional riboflavin kinase/FAD synthetase encodes the protein MKVYERLEDFSTLPNAVVTTGTFDGVHVGHKKIISRLQDIAAACKGETVILTFHPHPRLVLFPDDNDLRLLNTQSEKIDLLQKMGIQHLVIIPFNKEFSRISSLDFVRNILVKQIGAKKLAIGHDHHFGRNREGSFEHLKEFGPLYGFDVEEIPVQDIDHVAVSSSKIRQALNSGNIKVANEYLGYPYSLSGKVVKGNQRGRTIDYPTANIEVSEARKLIPAIGVYAVKVTVLGKNYSGMMNIGHRPTVGGGAITLEVNIFDFNADIYDQTLSVQFIERIRSEQKFEHLEALKAQLALDKTKALELTKKF
- a CDS encoding CotH kinase family protein produces the protein MNKQYFLLPIFIFSLVFNFSSKAQIVINEFSASNLSQYVDDHSDYNDWIELYNTSAASFNLSGFYLSDDSANVNKWQFPAGTSIAGLGYLRVWASGRNVSVGLNYHTNFSLKQTKNNHEIIILSYPNGGKLDYVDIHKKTQLGHSYGRKPDGGLTWGVFSAPTPGASNVSVQYPGYVAKPNFSVPAGFYSGSVSVDITCADSTATIRYTLDGSIPTTVSPVYTAPIIVANTKVIKAIAFNTASGKLPSFVTYESFFINVSHTLPVVSISASGLTNLANNINSSLRPFGSFEYFDEAQQLKAKSYGEFNRHGQDSWANSQRSLDFVSRDEMGYNHSVEEAVFNTTTRDKYQRLILRAAGDDNYPADHNPSNAGSAHVRDAFIHNVAMQDGLDLDARRGSKCIAYLNGQYWGVYDLRDNPDDHDNTEFYYGQNKYNLYYIETWGQTWAQYGGQPALTDWSNLRTYILTHNMAIQSNYDYVAERLDVKSLVDYVAVNMFTVCSDWLNWNTAWWRGLDSTGTHLKWGYTLWDNDATYGHYINYTNIPDTSSQANPCDPETLNGSSDPQDHIGVLMALRQNPAFNQFYLTRMLDLWNTTFSCENLLAKLDSTVNLIDPEMAQHSIRWQGTYTEWKSNVAQLRTFISNRCGDLTGGFMNCYNLTGPHTVTVDAQPAGSGTVKYNSLELTNLPWTGTYFGNISSNLVALPDTGYGFVNWTSNSQVIAPNTLADTASLVLNSSDTIVAHFINPSGIASAASNQLGLSIYPSVVNSVTTVKFALAEAAAVSIKLISTEGKVLGNILNSDGKKAAGGYSIQLDMKATQLGAGIYFVTIEAGKYRKTVKLVYAP
- a CDS encoding T9SS type A sorting domain-containing protein, which produces MKTKLIVPFFILVASTTNLFSQQTIGPCGAHEIFIEALKNPTYANNQQVLETFTQQYTAQYLSERNSSGVTQKKAIIRIIPVVVHVFHTGGPENISKAQILSQIDALNKFFRRTNADTVNTPGPFKSIAGDSEIEFRLAQLDPNGNCTDGIVRVYTPLTNNADDNVKALSYWPSNMYLNIWVVKSTLIQRVGYAQFPGSGAAATDGIVVMSSYFGTIGTAVVGETSAHEVGHWLNLRHIWGDDNGACGGSDFVADTPNQADNHDQTCPSFPLLDACTPTGNGVMFCNYMDYALQQCQNMFTIGQGARMNAALSSPISGRNNLWTSTNLALTGVSQAQNLCKADFSTNVASNTICENGQVVFSDISINGPITSRTWSFNGGTLVPPSLPGDSVVTVSYASAGNFGVGLSVSNGVTTVNTNQNAVIHVLSNQAVYNSGFYSEGFETASLPNNDWEVTSPDGGNITWTQNTSSSFSGNSCAFVENFSANSSDMDELLSPTLNAQAVFAQTSPGNITFSFQCAFAKKTVSDNDVLKILVSTDCGRSWAPRLSLTASSLSSVTGVRTSYFIPTASEWKKQTVSINNVTAAQNVRIKFQFINGGGNNFYLDDINISNLLLGVDEQSLENASFHIYPNPTKGVALLSISTKTKGYAEIFMTDIVGKKIEQLFVGELQMPNLQIEINKNGALAAGIYFINATINDKQRVQKFVID
- a CDS encoding flippase-like domain-containing protein; its protein translation is MSNKASDLLKMVRPGRLLIPIAIGLGAASYMLFRNFDRNAFDHISWTWYTTFWLLLALLMVVIRDFAYMWRIRVLTDKELNWRKCFEVIMLWEFASAIAPAILGGGFAFAILIINKEKISFGKSISVVMFTSFLDGLFFALIAPLVYFIAGREGLFSNLNSAAAQQLAHGKELYFTFWFIYFAILLYKLIIAYALFVNAHAVKQFLTKLFSFKLLHKWKQGAVETGEEMVIASKQLQGKNLNYWLKSFAATCLSWSARFIIINCIIMAFSSIPFNHFLLYARQVVMGILMIGSPTPGGSGVAEIMFSNFLGEFIDNKALTSSLALLWRLISYYPYLFVGAIVLPRWVNRVFKKDELLK